A stretch of the Panulirus ornatus isolate Po-2019 chromosome 53, ASM3632096v1, whole genome shotgun sequence genome encodes the following:
- the LOC139765292 gene encoding vacuolar protein sorting-associated protein 26C isoform X1, whose protein sequence is MSLTVDIQFKRSSKIYHQGEIVSGVLVLDSRSEARHDGITLTLDGIVSVQLSPRSAGLIESIVNSSKPISLINQSVEVTKSGKIPPGQTEIPFELPLSPRSSSKTLYETYHGLYVIVQYSLRCDIKRSLLAKDVSKLQEFIVEYRPSNGETDEKKAVKFEIRPETLQNVRDRARIPQFLVRGHLDSAVFPLSKPLTGELTVCECERGISSIELQLVRVETCGSAEGHTKEASEIQNIQIGEGDVCRGMAIPVYMVFPRLFTCATTIAPNFKIEFELSIVIIFDNDHLVVETFPIKLTRN, encoded by the exons ATGTCACTTACTGTAGATATACAGTTTAAGAGATCTAGCAAGATATACCACCAGGGG GAAATTGTGAGTGGAGTGTTAGTGCTTGACAGCCGATCTGAGGCAAGGCATGATGGTATTACACTAACATTAGATGGCATTGTAAGTGTGCAGCTGTCTCCCAGAAGTGCAGGACTGATTGAATCAATTGTGAATTCTTCCAAG CCCATCTCTCTTATTAACCAATCTGTGGAGGTCACTAAGTCAGGCAAGATACCACCAGGGCAGACTGAGATTCCATTTGAGCTTCCCCTTAGTCCACGTTCCTCCTCCAAGACTTTGTATGAAACTTACCATGGGTTATACGTAATAGTGCAGTACTCTCTACGGTGTGACATCAAGCGCAGCCTCTTAGCTAAGGATGTATCTAAATTACAAGAGTTTATTGTAGAATATAGG CCTAGTAATGGAGAGACTGACGAGAAGAAAGCAGTCAAGTTTGAGATACGTCCAGAGACATTGCAAAATGTTCGTGATCGGGCACGCATCCCACAGTTTCTTGTCAGAGGTCACCTAGATTCTGCAGTGTTTCCACTTTCAAAACCATTAACAGGAGAA CTGACAGTTTGTGAATGTGAGAGGGGTATTAGCAGCATAGAGCTTCAGCTGGTGAGAGTAGAAACCTGTGGCTCTGCAGAAGGACACACCAAGGAAG cttctgaaatccagaaTATACAGATCGGTGAAGGTGATGTGTGTCGAGGCATGGCTATTCCTGTATACATGGTATTTCCTCGCTTGTTCACCTGTGCCACAACTATAGCCCCAAACTTTAAAATTG AGTTTGAGTTGAGCATAGTGATAATATTTGACAATGACCACCTGGTTGTGGAGACATTCCCAATCAAACTCACAAGAAACTGA
- the LOC139765292 gene encoding vacuolar protein sorting-associated protein 26C isoform X2 encodes MSLTVDIQFKRSSKIYHQGPISLINQSVEVTKSGKIPPGQTEIPFELPLSPRSSSKTLYETYHGLYVIVQYSLRCDIKRSLLAKDVSKLQEFIVEYRPSNGETDEKKAVKFEIRPETLQNVRDRARIPQFLVRGHLDSAVFPLSKPLTGELTVCECERGISSIELQLVRVETCGSAEGHTKEASEIQNIQIGEGDVCRGMAIPVYMVFPRLFTCATTIAPNFKIEFELSIVIIFDNDHLVVETFPIKLTRN; translated from the exons ATGTCACTTACTGTAGATATACAGTTTAAGAGATCTAGCAAGATATACCACCAGGGG CCCATCTCTCTTATTAACCAATCTGTGGAGGTCACTAAGTCAGGCAAGATACCACCAGGGCAGACTGAGATTCCATTTGAGCTTCCCCTTAGTCCACGTTCCTCCTCCAAGACTTTGTATGAAACTTACCATGGGTTATACGTAATAGTGCAGTACTCTCTACGGTGTGACATCAAGCGCAGCCTCTTAGCTAAGGATGTATCTAAATTACAAGAGTTTATTGTAGAATATAGG CCTAGTAATGGAGAGACTGACGAGAAGAAAGCAGTCAAGTTTGAGATACGTCCAGAGACATTGCAAAATGTTCGTGATCGGGCACGCATCCCACAGTTTCTTGTCAGAGGTCACCTAGATTCTGCAGTGTTTCCACTTTCAAAACCATTAACAGGAGAA CTGACAGTTTGTGAATGTGAGAGGGGTATTAGCAGCATAGAGCTTCAGCTGGTGAGAGTAGAAACCTGTGGCTCTGCAGAAGGACACACCAAGGAAG cttctgaaatccagaaTATACAGATCGGTGAAGGTGATGTGTGTCGAGGCATGGCTATTCCTGTATACATGGTATTTCCTCGCTTGTTCACCTGTGCCACAACTATAGCCCCAAACTTTAAAATTG AGTTTGAGTTGAGCATAGTGATAATATTTGACAATGACCACCTGGTTGTGGAGACATTCCCAATCAAACTCACAAGAAACTGA